From Planctomycetota bacterium:
CACCGATCTCACGCCCGAGCAGGCCGACCGGGTTGAGGCGATTCTCAACGAGCACCAGCTGCCGCTGGTCGAAACGCTAAGCGGTGCCCGGCGGTACAACCAGGCGTGTGTCGCGTTGCCGACTTGTGGGTTGGCGTTGACGGACGCGGAGCGGGCGATGCCAAAGTTCATCGAAGCGTTCGAGGCCGAGCTTGAGCCGTTGGGTTTGCTCAACGTGCCGATGACCGTGCGGATGACCGGTTGCCCCAACGGCTGCGCCCGGCCCTACAACGCGGACATCGGCTTGGTCGGTCGTAAGCCGGGCGTGTACCACCTGTTCGTCGGGGGCGGTTTGTCGGGCGATCGCATTGCCGATCTGTTCGCGGCCGACGTGCCCATCGGTGAGGTCAACGCCATCCTCCGGCCGCTCCTGCAACGTTTTGCGGCAGAGCGTTTCGGCGACGAAAGCCTCAGCGACTTCTACCGCCGACTCAAGGGCGAGTCCGAAGATCGAAAGCTGATCTGCGGCAAGGAAGAAGCAACCGCCGATCAAGTCCTCGGCGTTGCCGTGTAGCAACAGGTCCGAAGATTTGGCGCTGACATTTGCCGCCGACCAGGTCATGATTCACTAAACGATTCCGCTGCGCCGTTGTTGAAACCGTGTCGCGGCGACGCCTACTATTTTCAGTCGTAAGTGAACTTTCGAGTCTGATTAACGTAGAACTGCCATGCCCATCTCCGACGCCGAACTCGCCGAATACGCCGAAACCAAGGAGTACGAGTGGGGCTTCGTGTCCGACATCGAAGCCGACTCCGCGCCTCCGGGGCTCAACGAAGACACCGTCCGCTTCATCTCGGCCAAGAAGAAAGAGCCGCAGTGGCTGCTCGATTGGCGGCTCAAGGCGTTTCGTCATTGGCAGACGATGACCGAGCCTCATCACTGGGGCATGCTTCATTACCCGTCGATCGACTATCAGGACACGATCTACTACTCCGAGCCCAAGGCGAAGTACGGTTCCCTCGACGAGGTCGAGCCGGAGATCCTCGCCGAGTTCGACAAACTCGGCGTCCCCGTCGATGAGCGTAAGGCGCTACTCGGCATTCAAGAGTCGGAGTCCGAAGTCGAGGAACGCCTGAAAAAGCGTGGCGTCGCCGTCGATGCCGTCTGGGATTCGGTCTCGGTCAAGACGACCTTCCAGGACGAGCTTGCCAAGCACGGCATCATCTTCATGTCCTTCGGCGAGGCCGTTCAGGAACACCCCGAACTCGTCCGTCAGTACCTCGGCACCGTCATCCCGTACCGGGACAACTACTACGCCACGCTCAACTCGGCCGTCTTCACCGACGGATCGTTCGTGTTCATCCCCAAGGGCGTGAGTTGCCCGATGGAGCTGAGCACCTACTTCCGCATCAACGCAGCGAAGACCGGACAGTTCGAGCGGACCCTGATCATCGCCGAGGAGGGGGCCGACGTCTCCTACCTCGAAGGCTGCACCGCCCCGATGCGGGACGAGAACCAGTTGCACGCAGCGTGTGTCGAACTGGTCGCCCTCGAAGGCGCGACGATCAAGTACAGCACCGTTCAGAACTGGTACCCCGGCGACATGGAGACTGGCAAGGGCGGCATCTACAACTTCGTCACCAAGCGCGGCAAGTGTGTCGGCGACAACTCCAAGATCACCTGGACCCAGGTCGAGACAGGCTCCGCCATCACCTGGAAGTACCCGTCCTGCATCCTGCAGGGCGACAACTCCGTCGGCGAGTTCTACAGCGTCGCCCTGACCCGCGGCCGACAGCAGGCCGACACCGGTACGAAGATGATCCACATCGGCAAGAACACCCGCAGTTCGGTGATCTCCAAGGGCATCTCCGCCGGCCACGGCCAGAACACCTACCGCGGCCTCATTCAGATCCAGAAAGCCGCCACCGGCAGCCGCAACTTCACTCAGTGCGACAGCCTCCTCATCGGCGACCAGTGCGGCGCCCACACCGAGCCGTACATCGACGTCCGCAACACCACGTCGAAAGTCGAGCACGAGGCGAGCACCAGCAAGATCGGCGAAGAGCAACTCTTTTACTGTGCCAGCCGCGGCATCGAACTCGACGACGCCGTCAACATGATCGTCAACGGCTTCTGCAAGGAAGTCTTCGACGAACTCCCGATGGAGTTCGCCGTCGAGGCACGGAAGTTGCTGGACGTGAGTCTGGAAGGCTCGGTTGGGTGAAGAGGCCGCCGCGACCAATGTCGGTGATCGCTGCATGTTTCGTACCGCCGTCGGTCATCGTCTTCGGAACTTGGTACATGTTCGAATACCGGAATTGGTTCTTCGCACTTGTGATTCTCATTGCGGTACTGATCGCATTCGAATCTACACGGCTTGCGACCAAGGGAACTTATTAGAGATCAATCATGCCCCTCCTAGAAATCAAAAACCTCCACGCTGAAATCCCTGGCCGCGAAATCCTGCAGGGTGTCGACCTCACCATCAACGAGGGTGAAGTCCACGCCATCATGGGCAAGAACGGCTCGGGCAAGTCCACCCTCGCACAGGTCCTCATGGGCAAGGAGGCGTACGAAGTCACCGAGGGCTCGGTGACGTTCGACGGCAAGGACGTGCTCGACATGGGCACCGAGGACCGTGCCCGCGAGGGGATGTTCATCGCTTTCCAGTACCCGGTTGAGATCCCCGGCGTGAGCACCAGCTACTTCCTCCGGGCCGCGGTGAACGAGATCCGTCAGCACCAGGGCAAGCCGGAGTTCTCTGCCGTCGAGTTCCTCAAAGTTGTCCGTGAGAAGATGCAACTGCTCGGCATGGACGACTCGTTCATGAACCGTGCCGTCAACGAAGGCTTCTCCGGCGGTGAGAAGAAGCGGAACGAAGTGTTCCAGATGGCCGTCTGCGACCCGCGGTTCTGCATCATGGACGAGACCGACTCCGGCCTCGACATCGATGCCCTCAAAACCGTCGCCGGCGCCGCCGACAAGATGCGCGACGGCAAGCGCAGCTTCCTCGTCGTGACTCACTACAACCGGATGCTCGAGTACATCAAGCCCGACAAGGTCCACATCATGCTCGCCGGCCGCATCGTCAAGACCGGCGGCCCTGAACTCGCCCAAGAACTCGAAGACAAGGGCTACGACTGGGTCGAGAAAGAGGCGTTGGCGTCCGCTTGATCGGCGGATCGGACACGGAATCTCAAGAGATGCGATCTCATCTGCCGGCCTCGAAGCCGGCACCAATCGGAGCACTTACGATGACGTTGATGGATACCCAGCCCACCCGCACGACCAAGCCCGCCGAACACGCCAAACTCGTCGAGTTGGCCGAGAAGTTCGACGCCGAGACACCGGCGGTCGCGCCGTGGATCGCCGCGCTGCGAGAACGCGGTCGCAATCGCTTCGCCGAGGTCGGCTTCCCCGGTCGTATCGAAGAAGCGTGGCGACACTCCCACGCGAAGCTCCGCACGGTCCGCTCGACCGACTACGGCCTTGCCGCCGACGGTGACGGCAAGGCGATTTGTGACGATTACAGCTTCAAGAAGGAAGTCGCCGCCGAGTTGGTCTTCGTCAACGGACGCTTCGACGCCGACCTGTCCCGGACTGCTGATCTGCCGGGTGTGACCATCGGCCGGCTCACCGATGTTCCAGAGGAAGCCGAAACCGTCCTCGGCACGCTCGCCGACATCACCGCCAATCCGTTCGTCGCGCTCAACAACGCGTTTCTTCATGACGGCGCCTACCTGAAATTTGCCCGAGGCACAACGCTCGATAAACCGATCAACATTCTTTTCATCCAGACCACCGACAGCCCGGCACTCATTTCGCCGCGTGTCTTGGTCATTGCCGAGGATGAAGTCGATGCGACCCTCGTCGAGAAGTACGTCGGTACCGGCAACTACTTCACCAACGCCGTTGTCGAGGTTCTCACTGGCGACCGCTGCAGACTCGACCACGTCAAGCTCAACCAAGAGTCGGCCGAGGCCGCCCATATCTCAACCATGGAAGTGACGCTTGGCGAGGATTCCAACTTCGCTGACCACGCCGGTTGCCTCGGTGCGAGTTTCACGCGCAATGACGTGAACTGCACCCTCGCCGGCGAGCGCGTCCATGCCACGCTCAACGGCGTCGTCATCGGCACCGACAACCGCCACATCGACAACCACACGCTGCTCCGCCACAACGAGCCGAACTGCACCAGCTACGAGCTGTACAAGCACGTCATGGACGACACGTCCACCGGCATCTTCAAAGGCAAGATTTACGTCGATCAAAAAGCCCAGAAGACCGACGCGGTCCAGAACAGCCGAAGCCTGTTGCTTTCCGATGACGCACAGATGAACAGCCAGCCGGCGCTGGAGATTTATGCCGACGACGTGAAATGCACCCATGGCTCCACGACCGGCCCGCTCGATGAGGGTGCGTTGTTCTACCTCAACAGCCGCGGCGTCGACGCCGACATGGCCCGCCGTCTGCTCACCTACGCCTTCGCCGCCGACGTGACCCGCCGCATCAAGGTCGAACCGGTCCGGGCACGGATCGAAGACTTCATGGCCAAACAGCATGGCCTACCGACCGACTTCCGCATTCAGGAACTGGCGGAGGATACGGATGAGGTGGTTTACTAGTCTTGTCAGCCATTAGTTGCGGTTACGATGTCGTAGTGCGAAACACCCTCAAGCTTTCGGCCTGCCTGACCCTCGCTTTACTTGGCGTAGCCAGTTGTATCGCAGTCGCCCAGGAAAGTCCCAAGACATCGACTCGACCTGCTCCCGCGGTGTATCAACCCGATCGGGTCGAAGCATCGCTTCTAAGTCATGTGCTGCGCCAGTGGCTGCCGTCAGGTGACGACGCTATAGGCCAAACGGTATTTGTTAGCCTTGGGCCTGATGCTGGCGATCCCTCGGCGGTATTTCTCGGCCGCTTTGACGATCTGAATCTAGATCTTCGACCAGGTTCCCAAGCAAGACGTCCGAAGGTTGGTGAGAGGGAGTCCAAGAATCGATTTCGCGGCGTTGAAGATCCGGAAACCGGTAAGAGAGTTTATATCCACCATGTGTCTGTGAAGGATTGGATTAACGAAACCAAAGCGCGCGTCAGCTTTACGCGATACGGAGGTCCGCTGGCTTCTGACGGACTCACTGCAATCTACGAGTTCCGGGACGACCAATGGCAGTTGGTCGAAATCGAGTCGAGTTGGTTTTCGTAAGTACGATCGGTCGAAAATCGGTCTGAGTTCGAGCATAAACTCTCGCATCGCCTTCAACGCCATCCAACTTCGCACGCAGTTCCCGATCCTCGCTGAGCGGGTGAACGGGGAGCCGTTGGTTTACTTCGACAACGCCGCGACGGTGCAGAAGCCGGAGGCGGTGATCGAGGCGATCGCGGACTACTACCGCCATGACAACGCCAACGTCCACCGGGGCGTCCACACGCTCAGCCAACGCGCCACGACCAAGTTCGAGGCCGCCCGCGCGACCGTCGCCAAGTTCATCAACGCCCCTGAAACCGCCGAATGTATCTTCGTCCGCGGCGTGACCGAGGCGGTGAACCTCGTCGCCGCGTCGTGGGGCCGGGCGAACCTATCGGCCGGCGACGTCATCCTGCTCGGAGCGCAGGAGCACCACTCCAACATCGTCCCCTGGCAACTCGCCGCCGAGGCGACCGGGGCGGAAGTGAAAGTTATCCCAATGAACGACGATGGCGTCCTCGACGCCGACGCGTTCGAGTCAATGCTCGACGGCGTCAAGGTCGTGAGCATCCCGCACGTAAGCAACTCCCTCGGCACGATCAATCCGATCAAACAGTTTGCGGCCGCTGCGAAGCAGCACGGGGCGGTCGTGATGGTCGACGGCGCCCAATGGGTCGCCCACGCTCCGACCGACGTCCAAGACCTCGGCGTGGACTTCTACACCTTCAGCGCCCACAAGCTCTACGGCCCGACCGGCATCGGCGTGCTATGGGGCCGACGCGAACTACTCGACGCCATGAGTCCGTACCACGGCGGCGGCGACATGATTGAAACCGTCACCTGGGAGAAAACGACCTACGCCGCCATCCCCAACAAGTTCGAGGCCGGCACGCCGCACATTGCCGGCGCGATCGGTATGGCGGCGGCGATCGACTGGCTCACGCAACACGATCTCGCCGATGTCGCGCTACACGAGGAATCGCTCCGCGTCCGCTGCGAGGCCGGCCTGCTCGACATCGACGGCATCCGCATCATCGGCAACGCCCCGCACAAGGCAGCCGTCGTCAGCTTCGTCCACGAGACGGTCAGCAGCTACGATCTCGGCGTCGCGTTGGACAAGCGCGGCATCGCTGTCCGGACGGGACACCACTGCACGCAGCCGGTGATGGATCGGCTCGGGATCCCGGGGACGACACGGGCGTCGCTTGCGATTTACAACACGGCGGAAGAAGTGGACATGTTGGTGGAGGCGGTGCGGGAGATCGTGGCGGATCACGCGGGCGGCTCCGCCGCAGCCGCAAAGTCGGATGTTGAGTTGGTTGGGCCGGAGGCGACGGCGGGTTCCGTGCAGGACGCGGCGGATGTGCTCGCGGCGGACTTCGAGCTGGTCGCGGACATGATGAAGCCGGACGAGTATGTGCTGGAGTTTGCTGACAAGCTCCCGCCGATGCCGGCCGACGAGAAGACCGAGAAGAACAAGGTCCACGGCTGCATGAGCACGGTGCACCTGATCACCCGCAAGCGAGACGAACGGCTTGACCTGCTAGCCGACTCCGACGCACACATCGTCCGCGGTCTGATCGGCCTGCTCCAAAAACTCTTCGCTGGCCAGCGGGCCGAGGAGATCCTTGCGTTCGACGTCGCGGGCTTCCTCAAGAAGATAGGCCTCGACGCGCACCTCTCGATGGGCCGACGCAACGGATTGGCCGGCATGATCAACCGCATCCGCACCGACGCCATCGCAATGACAGACGAGGTGACGCATGCCCGGTAAATCCGACGACTACAAACCGTCCGGCAGCGTGAAGTCGCTCGGCGTCATCAATGCCTCCGACGCCAAGCTCGCCGAACTCAAGGCCGAACCGCCGACCCAGAGTGAGAACCCGCTCAATCGCCAGTCACTCATCGATCGTGCGCTCGACGACCTCACCCCCGAGAAGCGTCAGCTGCGCGAGAAAATCATCGATGCCCTGCGGCAAGTGTTCGACCCCGAACTGCCGATCAACCTCTACGACCTGGGCCTGATCTACCGTCTCGACCTCGACGACGCCGGCCACGTTGACGCCGATATGACGCTAACCAGCCCGGCCTGTCCCGTTGCTGGCGAACTCCCCGGCGAAGTCGAACGCGCGATCAAGGGTGTCGACGGCGTGAACTCCGCCACCGTTCAGCTCGTCTGGGAACCTCGGTGGGGTAAGCAGATGATGAGCGAGGAAGCCCTGCTCGAACTTGGCATGTTGTAGCAATCGTTCCGGGTGCCATCAGTCGGGCGGAGCCAGACTGATGCTGCGGGCGTCTTAGCCGGCATCACTCTGCCTTCGGCCGAGTGATGGCACCCAGAGTTGTTCAACCCCAACCCGCGATGCGTGCGCCGGTGCTTTCGATCGCGCTGCCGATGCGTTGCGGACTGACCTTCACTGAGGTGCCGAGTTCCTGGGCGAAGAGTTGGACGCGTAGTTCTTCGAGGTGCCAGCGGATGCCGTTCACGACCGCGGGGTCGGCGTCTTCGGGAATGCGTAGGTACGCCTCCCACAAGGGCCGCACGTCGGCCATCTGGCGCAGGTCACGCTTGAGCCCGGCGTTGGCGAGCTTGTCGTGCCGCACGCCGATCGCCCGCAGGTACCGCGGCAGATGCGGCAGCCACGCGACTGGCGTCGCCGTAAGAAAGTCCGCGGGCATCAGGTGCATCAACTGCTCGCGCATGTCCGCGAGTGATTCGTCCAGCAGGACGGAATGCTTGCCGTTGAGCTTCTGCTGCACTTCGTAGTAGCGATCCAGAATGTCGGCGGCGGTCCGCGCGATTGCTTCAGTCGTGGGTCGCAAGCGGTTCCACGCCGACTCGAGCGCTTCCTCGAACTGTGCACGACTGCGAATCTCACGCGGATCGTCACGCGCGAGCTTGTCGGCCACTGCGCGGGCAAGTTCGGTTTTGAGCCGACGCCCGCCACCGAGCGCGGTGAACTGCACGGCCATCCGGTCGATGCCAGGCACGTCGCCCATGTGCAACTCAAGCTCACGCGCATAGTCCAACGCGAAGAGCCGCCGAACGCCCTCGCGTGTCGTCTTCCTCGCCGCTGCCTCGGACTCCAGCAGCCGCAACGACACCGCGTCACCCTCGTCGACGATCGCCGGAAACCCTTGAATGGTGCGGCCATCGTGCTTGAACTCGACGCGATCGGGCAGGTCCGGAAAATCCCACACTGTCACGTCATCCCGAATCCACGGCGAGTCCGGCAAACTCGACAACGCATCCCGCGCTTCGCCAACGAGTGCCTTCTGCAACGCGCGGATGTCGCGCCCGTGCGCGATCGGTTTGTTCTTTTCGTTCACGACGCGAACGTTCATCTTCAGATAGTCCGCGAGCTTGGTCAGGTCGAACGCGTCGGGCGGGATGGTCGTGCCTGACTGTTTGCCGAGCGATTTGGCGAAGGCCTCGTAGAAATCACCGACGCCATAGTCCATCCAGTGAACGGCGTTTGCCGCGAACTGCGGGGCGGGCACGCATTGCACCCGCAGCGGCTTGGGCAGTGTGCGGATCAGGTCGACGCATCTTTCTTCGAGCAGTCCTGGCACCAGCCAGTCCAGCCGCCGCGGGTCGACGCGGTGCAGGTCGGCGAGTCGAACTCTCGCCGTAACCCCATCGGCGACATGGCCGGGGTCGAAGCGATATCGCAGCTTCAACTCGACATCGCCGGCGGTGATCGTGTCGGGGAACAGCGCTGTCGGCAGATCGTCCGCCGACCGAAGCAGTAGGTCCTCCGTCGACATGAATAGCACACGCCGATCGGTTTCCTCCGCGTCCTTTCGCCATCGCTCGAACGCGACCGCATCGACCACGCTCGCCGGCAGCTTCGCGTCGTAAAAGTCGTACCGCACCTCCGGCCCGGCGAGGATGTCGCGCCGGCGCGTCTTGCTCTGCATCAGCTGCAGCTCACGCACCAGTTCCGCGTTGTGCTTGAAGAACGCTGCACCCGTCTCGAAGTCGCCGTCGACCAGCGCGTGCTGGATGAAGAGCTGCCGTGCGGTCTTCGGGTCGTGCGGCGCGAGTGCGGTGCAGCGTTTGGGGATGATCGCGAGGCCGCCGAGCGTGACCTTTTCGAAGCAGATCGCCGACTGTCGCCGGGTGTCCCATTGCGGATCGGTGTAGGAGCGCTTCACGAGATGCTCGGCCGCGTGCTCGACCCACTCCGGGTCGATCGGCGCGACGGTGCGCGCATATAGCCGGGCGGTCTCGACCAGCTCGGCGGCCATGACCCACGCGGGCTTCTTGTCGAACAACGCTGAGCCGGGGAAGATGAAAAAGCGTCGGCCGTTCACACCGGCATACTCGTGCTGGGTAGTGCCGTTGGCGTTGCGGTCGCCGATGTTGGAGACGAGGCCGGCGAGCAGGGCACGGTGGATGTGCTCGGGTTTGGCCGGCTCGCGGTGACCGCGGATGCGCAGCTCGTGGGCGATCTCGCGGAGCTGGCGTTGGACGTCGCTCCACTCACGCATCCTGCGGACCGAGAGAAAGTTTTTCACGCACCACTTGCGGGCCTGGTTACCGCTGCGTTCGCGGGTGATGGTTCGGTACTCGTTCCAGAGTTTGAGCAGGCTGAGGAAGTCGCCGGCGGGGTCGGCGAACTTGGCATGGGCTTCGTCGGCTTTCTCCTTCTTGTCGAGCGGTCGCTCGCGCGGGTCCTGTATGCTCAGTGCGGCGGCAAGTACGAGCACCTCGTTCACGCAGTTCCACTCGGCCGCGGCTAGGACCATGCGGGCGATCTTCGGGTCCACCGGCAAGCGGGCGAGCTTGCGGCCGGTCGGCGTGAGCCTGCGGCGGGCGTCGAGCGCCTGCAGTTCCTGCAATGCCTTGAACCCCTCGCGCAGCTGCCGATAGTCCGGCGGGTCGATGAACGGGAACGCCTCCGGCTCGCCCAGCCGCAATGTCATCATCTGCAAGATCACCGACGCGAGGTTTGTCCGCAGAACCTCCGGCTCGGTGAACTCGGGCCGACTGTTGAAGTCATCCTCCGAATACAGCCGCACGCAAACGCCGTCGGACACCCGCCCACAACGCCCGGCCCGTTGGTTGGCCGACGCCTGACTGATCCGCTCGATCGGCAACCGTTGCACGCGGGAGCGCGTCGAGTACCGACTGATCCGCGCGAGTCCGGGGTCGATGACGTACCGAATGCCCGGCACCGTTAGCGACGTCTCGGCGATGTTCGTCGCGAGCACGATGCGCCGTTTGCTGCTTCCCTTGAAAATCTTCATCTGGTCCGCACCGGACAAGCGGGCGAACAGCGGCAGCACTTTGGTGTTCGGAAGTTGCGCCTTGCTCAACGTGTCGGCGACCTCGCGGATCTCGCGTTCGCCGGTGAGAAACACGAGCGTGTCGGCGTCGTTCGGCGAAGGTGCTTCGCGGGCGAGTTCGCGGCAGTGCCGAAGGATCGCCTGATCGATCGGTTCACCGTCTTCGTCTTCCTCGTCCGGATCGGTCAGCGGGTCATACCGCACATCGACGGGGTACGTACGCCCACTCACTTCGATGATCGGCGCATCACCGAAGTGTTCGGAAAACCGCTGCACGTCGATGGTCGCCGACGTGATGATGAGCTTCAGGTCCGGGCGTTGCGGGAGCAGGCGGTGCAGGTAGCCCAGGAGGAAGTCAATGTTGAGCGAGCGCTCGTGTGCCTCATCGATGATGAGCGTGTCGTACTGATTGAGGAAGCGGTCGCGCTGGGTCTCGGCCAGGAGGATGCCGTCGGTCATCAGCTTGACCAACGTTTCCGGGCCGGTCTCGTCGGTGAAGCGGACCTTGTAGCCGACGATCGGTGCGGCGAGCTCGGAGCGGATGCGGTCGGCAACGCTGCGGGCGGCGATGCGGCGGGGTTGGGTGTGGCCGATGGTGCCGTACACGCCGCGGCCGGCGTCGAGGCAGATCTTGGGCAGCTGCGTCGTCTTCCCGCTACCGGTTTCACCGGCGATGATGACGACTTGGTGCTCTCGAATCGCCGCGGCGATTTCGTCACGCTTCTGACTGACGGGCAGCTCGTCGGGGTACGAGATGTCCGGCACGAGCTTGCCGCGCCGCTCGGCTTCGGCGGCGCTTTCGAGGATGCTGTCGACGTCGCGCGACTTGGTCAGCCGATACCGGTCGCGCAGCATCGTGCGCCCCAGAAGTTGTTCCGACGGGTCGGCCACGCGGGAGTCTACGCGGCTCTCACATTTCCAGATTCAGAACCCGATACACCGCCTCGGTCGCCGCCCGGACGGTGCCCGCGAAGCCGGGGTCCTGCAGGTCCATCGGCACGACGGTCTTGGGGTACCTGCTCTCGATCACCTCGGCGAGCTTGGCGTGGAGGGCGGGCGTGTACTTCACCCCGCGATGCACGGCGGCGAACTGGCCCTCACTCATCGGCACGCGCAGGCGCAGGCATGCCGGGCCGCCACCGTTGCGCATCGACTGCCGCACGTCGACCGCGACGGCCCGTGTGATCGGGTTCGTCTTGTCAGTGAGCACCATTTTCACGACCTTCGACGCGTGCACGTCGTCGAGCACGTCGGTCGGGTGAACGAGCGCCATGCTCCCGTCGGGCAGGTCGACGATCTGGCTGTTGAACAGGTACGACGACACGGCGTGTTCGATGGGCAGCATCGTGCGTCCGATCATGACGATTCGCAGCGGTCCGCCGCATCGCTTCTCGAACTTTTCGATGAGCTTCTCCATGACGCCGCGTTCGTGGAGCAAGGCGTCCTGATGAACGAGCAGCGCGTTCCGATGGCCGACGCAGATGACGTCGTTGTGGAAGACGCCGGCGTCGATGGCGTGGGGATTCTGTTGCACGAACGCCGACGCGGCGTATGAGATGCCGTGGGCGTCGGCGACGGCTTCGCTGGCGGTGCGGTACTGGCGTGCGGGGAAACGGTCGGGCGTCGGGGCCGAGACGTCGGTGTCGTCGAAGCCGAAGGTGAAGACGTTGAGCCCGGGGCCGCCGTGGTCGACGCAGAGGCGGGTGTGGTTGGCCGCACCTTCATCGGGCATCGCGGGGTCTAGGGGTTCGTGGATCGCGAACTGCTCGGCGTCGGCGAAGACCTGCTGAAGGATCGCCTCGGTCTGCTCGGATTCGAGCGCGCGGTGGGGCGTGCTAACGAGGTTGGCGGGGGTGAGGTGGAGCTTGCCGTCATTGGCGTCGGGCGAGGCGGTGATCGTCGCGGCGTTGGCGGTCCACATCGCGCTAGCGCTGTAGGCCTGTGCGAGAAGCTCGGGGTGGTTCAGGCCGGCCTCGTAGATCATGTCCTGCTCGGAGCCGGACAACCCTGCACGTTTGAGCACGCGCAGCTCGGGACGTGAATGCGGCGGGAGCACGCACTGCTTCACGCCCAGCTCGTGCAGCGTCTTGACCTTCGCCAGTCCCTGCAACGCGGCGGACCGCGGATGGGCCGGGGTGTTGGCGTGTTTCATCGACGCGACGTTGCCGGGTGAAAGGCCGGCGTAGTTATGCGTCGGGCCGACGATGCCGTCGAAGTTCACTTCGAAAAAGTCACTCACGCGTCCGATGGTAACCGCAAGTCCGGCGGGGTGATCGTCGGGTTCTCCAGCGATGCGATCGGCACGTTGCACGCGTCGATGGCGAAGAAGCCGGCGGGTCGGCCATTGCCGGAGTGACCGTGCCCGCCGAAGGGCATGCGGCCGGCCGCACCGACGGTCGGGGCATTGTGGTGGAAGATGCCGAAGCTGGGCATTGTTTCTTGAGCATGCTTCCACTGCGTCGCCTCATCAGTCAGCACCGATGCGCTCAATCGGTAGGGGGCAAAGCTGCGGTGGCACGCATGGTCAAAGTCAACGCACCTTTCGATCTTGAGCAGAGGTCCGAACCATTCTTCGCTTGTCGTCCGACTTGATTCGACGATTGCTGGAGTGAGTCCGCTTCGACCGATACGTTCAGGTTTGAGTAATGGGTCGCCGAGCTCGCCGAAGCGCGCGAGCAACCGTTCTGCCGCAGCTGGCGTGATGAGCGGGCCGGCGAAGAGGTCGTCGGCCGGGTCTCCGATCGTGAGTTTGCTTGAGAGCTCGACCACGCGCTCAAGCAGGTTCGGCGGCGCATCGGGTGAAAGAAGTAGCCGCCGCGCACACGTGCAACGCTGACCGGCGGTCACGAACGCGCTGAACACGATTAATCGCGCTGCCGCGTCGACGTCCTCGACCCGGCCGACGACGATCGGATTGATGCCGCCAAGTTCGAACATGCGCACCACGTGCGGAGCCGTCGCGAGCCGTTGGCTGATACGCATCGCGGTGTCGTAGGCGCCGGTGAAGCAGACGCCGTCGGCGATGTCCAGCAGATCGCTCGCGACGTCGCCGCCGCCTTGCACGAGTGCGAGACACTCCGGCGGTACGCCGGCGTCGATCCAGGTGCGCACCATGAACTCGCCGCAGGCGGGGGCGAGTTCGGACGGCTTGAAGATCACGCCGTTGCCGGCAAGCAGTGCTGGGGCAATCTGACCGTTGGGCAGGTGGGCGGGGAAGTTGAACGGGCCGATGACGAGGATGGTGCCGAGCGGGGCGTAGGTGATTCGTCCGTTGCTCAGTTCGACGTCGGATCTGCGTTCGGCTAGCGCGTCGATCGTCAGCTCGATCTTGGCGATGCACGCCCCGGCTTCCTGGGTCGCCTCCCACGTCGGCTTGCCGACTTCAGTACGGATCAGGCCGGTCAGTTCGTCCTTCCGCTCGGTCAGTAACTCTGCGAAGCGGCGTAGCATCTCGATGCGTGTTTCGAGCGGAGCGTTCCAGCAACGGATCCGAGCCTTCCGGT
This genomic window contains:
- a CDS encoding aldehyde dehydrogenase family protein; translation: MQLTGENFIDGAWIAGDGAPTVSENPWTGDAVLEVRSPLDRKARIRCWNAPLETRIEMLRRFAELLTERKDELTGLIRTEVGKPTWEATQEAGACIAKIELTIDALAERRSDVELSNGRITYAPLGTILVIGPFNFPAHLPNGQIAPALLAGNGVIFKPSELAPACGEFMVRTWIDAGVPPECLALVQGGGDVASDLLDIADGVCFTGAYDTAMRISQRLATAPHVVRMFELGGINPIVVGRVEDVDAAARLIVFSAFVTAGQRCTCARRLLLSPDAPPNLLERVVELSSKLTIGDPADDLFAGPLITPAAAERLLARFGELGDPLLKPERIGRSGLTPAIVESSRTTSEEWFGPLLKIERCVDFDHACHRSFAPYRLSASVLTDEATQWKHAQETMPSFGIFHHNAPTVGAAGRMPFGGHGHSGNGRPAGFFAIDACNVPIASLENPTITPPDLRLPSDA